A genomic region of Oncorhynchus mykiss isolate Arlee chromosome 2, USDA_OmykA_1.1, whole genome shotgun sequence contains the following coding sequences:
- the LOC110494333 gene encoding uncharacterized protein LOC110494333, translating to MSNADRVVLALGGAGTVGSGIVKALLDKGFKVAVISRDNSRLEKLRGFVSPSVRDNLTTLVGNVGSEEGAEVVKHALLKSVGKVTDIVSSLGFSWWQGGPPHTQTLKELHWVIETLLFSTFVSWKVFFPLVRDDPNCTYTFITGGAGEKLLMPGTGFLTVGAASTLAFCQVLREEYPEVPCKLNQVKINTGVAPPERMAPGYLNHLDLGEAVATLVERKNTTHTVFPVNSPADLKKVILGGNL from the exons ATGTCAAACGCGGACAGAGTTGTGTTAGCTCTCGGTGGAGCAGGAACAGTGGGCTCTGGAATAGTTAAAGCACTCCTCGACAAAG GTTTCAAGGTGGCTGTCATCTCCAGAGACAACAGCAGATTAGAGAAGCTCAGGGGGTTTGTTTCGCCCTCCGTCCGAGACAACCTCACTACCCTAGTCGGGAATGTTG GTTCAGAGGAGGGGGCAGAGGTGGTCAAGCACGCCCTTCTGAAGTCTGTTGGCAAGGTGACAGACATTGTGTCATCTCTGGGATTCAGCTGGTGGCAGGGTGGGCCACCACATACCCAGACTCTGAAAGAACTACACTGG GTGATTGAGACATTGCTGTTTAGCACCTTTGTATCATGGAAGGTCTTCTTTCCGCTGGTGAGAGACGACCCCAACTGCACCTACACCTTTATCACAG GTGGTGCTGGAGAGAAGCTGTTGATGCCAGGTACAGGGTTCCTGACTGTTGGCGCCGCCAGCACCCTGGCATTCTGTCAGGTACTACGAGAGGAGTACCCAGAAGTGCCCTGCAAACTCAACCAG GTAAAGATCAACACAGGTGTGGCCCCTCCAGAGCGCATGGCTCCTGGTTACCTGAACCACCTGGACCTTGGTGAGGCTGTGGCCACGTTGGTGGAGAGAAAGAACACCACCCACACAGTGTTCCCTGTCAACTCCCCGGCAGACTTAAAAAAAGTCATTCTCGGGGGTAACCTTTAA